In the Mauremys mutica isolate MM-2020 ecotype Southern chromosome 13, ASM2049712v1, whole genome shotgun sequence genome, one interval contains:
- the LOC123347703 gene encoding olfactory receptor 49-like yields MKNQTMVVEFIIVGLSNDHHVNIILFVVLSVVFFLTVMGNIAVVTLSLVDHRLQSPMYFFLRNFSLLEICFSLVIMPRFLYSLLTERKSISLPGCFLQLLLFFVLGPCIFFHVGMMSFDRYMAICHPLRYGTIMNGKVCFQLVLGCWVMSLLIMFPPAFMAVLVPFCGPNVINHFYCDTAALLQLSCIDTGHIEVMLLLSTSLLILGNFTVTIISYGCIICTIMRIPSTTGRKKAFSTCSAHLLVVVILYSSSIFRYVRRSQRGAQEFDKFVAFFFSVVAQLFNPYIYALRNKQVKQALKDICGRAFSK; encoded by the coding sequence ATGAAGAACCAGACCATGGTGGTGGAATTCATCATTGTGGGACTGTCCAACGACCACCATGTCAACATCATCCTGTTTGTGGTTCTATCGGTTGTCTTCTTCTTGACTGTGATGGGTAACATTGCTGTTGTCACCCTCTCCTTGGTGGACCATCGCCTCCAATcgcccatgtatttcttcctcaggaACTTCTCCCTCTTGGAAATCTGCTTCAGCTTAGTCATCATGCCCAGGTTCCTCTACAGCCTCCTGACAGAGAGAAAATCTATTTCCCTCCCTGGTTGTTTCCTtcagttgttgttgttctttgtcctgggaccctgtatatttttccaTGTGGGTATGATGTCCTTTGACCGCTACATGGCTATCTGCCATCCCTTGCGTTATGGCACCATCATGAATGGCAAGGTCTGCTTCCAGTTAGTGCTGGGCTGCTGGGTGATGAGTTTACTTATAATGTTTCCCCCAGCCTTTATGGCCGTCCTGGTGCCATTCTGTGGCCCTAATGTCATAAACCACTTCTATTGCGACACAGCCGCATTGCTCCAACTCTCCTGCATAGACACGGGACATATTGAGGTAATGCTCTTGCTTTCAACTTCACTTCTCATACTTGGAAATTTCACTGTCACTATCATTTCCTATGGCTGTATCATCTGTACTATCATGCGCATCCCATCCACCACAGGAAggaaaaaggccttttccacctgctccgcTCACCTCCTGGTTGTTGTGATATTGTACAGTAGCTCCATCTTCAGGTATGTCCGAAGAAGTCAGCGGGGAGCACAAGAATTTGACAAATTTGTGGCCTTCTTCTTCTCGGTGGTGGCCCAACTCTTTAACCCCTACATCTATGCTCTCCGCAACAAACAAGTCAAACAGGCCCTGAAggacatctgtggcagagcattTTCTAAGTGA